The region GGAAAAGCCAAACAACTGTATAAAAAAGAATTAACGTGGATGCGTCGCCAACCTAAAGCGCGTACCACAAAATCTAAATCTAGAATAGACGATTTTGCAGACATTAAGCATAAAGCGCATCAACGTAGAAAAGATCATGTGGTCGAGTTAGAGCTTAACATGGAACGTCTTGGAAGTAAAATTGTCGAGCTAGTTAAACTCTCCAAATCGTTTAAAGACAAAATAATTCTGGATAAGTTTGATTATAACTTCCAACGTGGCGAACGTGTTGGTATTATTGGTAAAAACGGAACAGGAAAATCTACGTTCCTAAATATGCTAACCCAAACCATACCTCCTGATAGTGGTAAAATTATTATTGGCGAAACGATTAAGTTTGGATACTATACCCAAGCTGGAATTACCCCAAAACCAGATCAAAAAGTGATAGATGTAGTTAGAGATTTTGGCGATTATATTCCGTTAAAAAAAGGACGCCAAATTAGCGCACAACAACTATTAGAACGCTTTTTATTTGATCGTAAAAAGCAATATGACTTTGTTGAAAAACTTAGTGGTGGCGAGCGTAAACGCTTATATTTATGTACGGTGTTAATCCAAAATCCAAACTTTTTAATTCTGGATGAACCTACAAACGATTTAGATATTGTAACTCTAAATGTGCTTGAAGATTTCTTATTAGATTTTCCGGGTTGCCTCATTGTAGTGTCTCACGACCGTTATTTTATGGATAAGATTGTGGACCATCTATTAGTTTTTAAAGGAGAAGGCAAGGTTGAAAATTTTCCTGGAAATTATTCAGATTATCGTGCTTATGAAGACAGTAAAGCTCCGGAAAACACAGATAACACCGAAGATAAAAAAGAAAAGAAAAACTGGAAAAAAGACAGCAACATAGCGCTATCTTATAACGAGCAAAAAGAGTATAAAAATTTAGAAAGCAAAATCAAAGCACTAGAATTTGATAAAAAAGACATAGAACAACAGTTTTTAAACCCAGATTTAACACAAGATCAAATCACAGAACTGTCTAACAAAATTCAAACTATTATAGATAGTATTGAAGAAAAAGAGTTACGCTGGTTGGAGTTAGCAGAGAAGATGGAGAGTTAGTTTCAGTATACAGTAAGCAGTAAGCAGTAATCAAAAAATAAAACTTGGGATTAAAAACCATACAGAGTAAAAAGGTCTAATCCTAAAATCAATTCGTAGAATTGAACATTGAAATGCAGAAATAATGAGCGAAGGAATGGAGATGCAAAGCGAAGCTTTAAGCACGTAATTCCGAAAGCGAATGGTACTTTAGTAATTTCCTCATTTCAATTTGATTTTTTGGTTCGTTTTGTATCAAGACAAAATGAACAGAAAGATAGAAAAAAGAAATAGCAAAAAATGAGCACTTCTCATCAAATAACATCCTACTTCAAATTTTTAAAACGCTCCACCAATCAACATGGTGTCCACTCCCCTTTTGTATTTGACTTAGTAACTAAATGCTTTTATAATAAATCAAATCACGTTGCTTATAAAACAATTAAAGACTACATCAATCAGTTATTAAAAAGTAATCAAACCATTGATGTCAAAGATTTAGGCTCGGGAAGCCAGGTGTTTAAAACCAACTCGCGATTGGTTTCAAAAATGGCAAAGGTTGCAGGTTCTAGCTTTAAAGACGCAAAATTATTATATAGACTATCAAATTATTTTCAATTTAATTCTATTTTAGAACTAGGCACATCGCTTGGTATAGCAACACATGCGATGCATTTAGGGAATCCTAAAGCCAAAATCACCACTGTTGAAGGCTGCCCAAATATTTCAACATTTTCGCAAAACACGTTTAATAATTTCAATTTAAATAATATAGATCTCTTAACAGGTGACTTTACTATTGTTATTAATCAATTAAAAACAACAACTTTCGATTTGATTTACTTTGATGGAAATCATCAAAAAGAAGCTACTTTAAATTATTTTGAAACGTTACTACCCAATAGTCATAACAATTCTGTGTTTATTTTTGATGACATCTATTGGTCCAAAGACATGACAGACGCTTGGGAGAGTATTAAAAAACACCCTAAAGTCACAGTAACTATCGATACTTATCATTTTGGACTGGTATTTTTCAGAAAAGAACAGGCTAAAGAGCATTTTACTATTAGAATTTAGCAATACTAACTTTTGCCTTTTGCCTTTTTACTATTAACTTTACGATTATGAAAATTTACACAAAGACAGGAGATAAAGGAACCACTGCATTATTTGGTGGTACACGTGTACCAAAACACCATATACGCATAGAAAGTTACGGAACAGTAGACGAGCTAAACTCGCATATAGGACTAGTTAGAGACCAAAACATCAACCAACATTACAAAGACATCCTTATAAACATACAGGACAAACTATTTACAGTAGGTGCTGTCTTGGCAACAGATCCTGAAAAAGCCATTTTAAAAAACGGAAAAGAGCGTTTAAACATAGAAAAAATCACTTCCAAAGATATAGAATTACTAGAAACAGAAATGGACACCATGAATGAAGCTTTACCACCTATGACACATTTTGTATTACCAGGTGGTCATCAAACTGTGTCATTCTGTCACATCGCACGTACCGTTTGCAGACGTACAGAACGCTTAGCATCAGCACTTAACGATTTAGAACCTTTTGAAGCGAATACATTAACCTATTTAA is a window of Olleya sp. YS DNA encoding:
- a CDS encoding ABC-F family ATP-binding cassette domain-containing protein → MNYLTVEHIAKSYGELTLFEGLSFSVHKDQKIAFVAKNGTGKTSILNMLAGLDVPDTGNIIYRKDIKVAFLPQEPILDTNLTVEETIFNSDNPILDIIKNYEKALLNPEDEDVYQKAFEQMDRHNAWDFETQYKQILFKLKLDNLEQKVSNLSGGQKKRLSLANALINKPDLLILDEPTNHLDLEMIEWLEAFFAKENITLFMVTHDRYFLERVCNEILELDHGQLYSYKGNYSYYLEKKEDRIAREQIETGKAKQLYKKELTWMRRQPKARTTKSKSRIDDFADIKHKAHQRRKDHVVELELNMERLGSKIVELVKLSKSFKDKIILDKFDYNFQRGERVGIIGKNGTGKSTFLNMLTQTIPPDSGKIIIGETIKFGYYTQAGITPKPDQKVIDVVRDFGDYIPLKKGRQISAQQLLERFLFDRKKQYDFVEKLSGGERKRLYLCTVLIQNPNFLILDEPTNDLDIVTLNVLEDFLLDFPGCLIVVSHDRYFMDKIVDHLLVFKGEGKVENFPGNYSDYRAYEDSKAPENTDNTEDKKEKKNWKKDSNIALSYNEQKEYKNLESKIKALEFDKKDIEQQFLNPDLTQDQITELSNKIQTIIDSIEEKELRWLELAEKMES
- a CDS encoding class I SAM-dependent methyltransferase, with the protein product MSTSHQITSYFKFLKRSTNQHGVHSPFVFDLVTKCFYNKSNHVAYKTIKDYINQLLKSNQTIDVKDLGSGSQVFKTNSRLVSKMAKVAGSSFKDAKLLYRLSNYFQFNSILELGTSLGIATHAMHLGNPKAKITTVEGCPNISTFSQNTFNNFNLNNIDLLTGDFTIVINQLKTTTFDLIYFDGNHQKEATLNYFETLLPNSHNNSVFIFDDIYWSKDMTDAWESIKKHPKVTVTIDTYHFGLVFFRKEQAKEHFTIRI
- a CDS encoding cob(I)yrinic acid a,c-diamide adenosyltransferase, which translates into the protein MKIYTKTGDKGTTALFGGTRVPKHHIRIESYGTVDELNSHIGLVRDQNINQHYKDILINIQDKLFTVGAVLATDPEKAILKNGKERLNIEKITSKDIELLETEMDTMNEALPPMTHFVLPGGHQTVSFCHIARTVCRRTERLASALNDLEPFEANTLTYLNRLSDYLFVLARKLSHDLQADEVKWIPEKK